One window of Anaerolineales bacterium genomic DNA carries:
- a CDS encoding 4Fe-4S binding protein, protein MYGKGILKGLSVTLKRFSETYLDDIVWWLRGKKRYYTTEGVAHRSSKNTRGIFTVQYPEEQLITPEEFRYVPFLVYDEGADGKREHRCTSCGICAKVCPPQCIWIVRTNDPNTGKPVPEPKEFYIDMDICMNCGFCAEYCPFDAIIMDHNFDIASYDRNVYNLEKLSKPASYYRQIRPLNYQKNEDERKAKEAAKAAKADASASAAAPAT, encoded by the coding sequence ATGTACGGAAAAGGCATACTGAAAGGTCTGAGCGTCACCTTAAAACGCTTCAGCGAAACCTACCTCGACGATATCGTGTGGTGGCTGCGCGGAAAAAAACGCTATTACACGACCGAAGGCGTGGCGCATCGTTCATCGAAAAATACACGCGGCATCTTTACAGTCCAATATCCGGAAGAGCAGTTGATCACGCCGGAGGAATTCCGCTACGTGCCCTTCCTGGTGTACGACGAAGGCGCCGACGGGAAGCGTGAACACCGCTGTACTTCGTGCGGAATTTGCGCGAAGGTTTGTCCGCCGCAGTGCATTTGGATCGTGCGCACCAACGACCCGAACACCGGCAAACCCGTGCCCGAGCCCAAAGAGTTTTATATCGACATGGATATATGCATGAACTGCGGCTTCTGCGCAGAATACTGCCCCTTCGATGCGATCATCATGGATCATAATTTCGACATCGCCTCATACGATCGCAATGTATACAACCTCGAAAAACTTTCGAAGCCCGCATCTTATTACCGACAGATCCGGCCGCTGAATTACCAGAAGAACGAAGACGAGCGGAAGGCAAAGGAAGCAGCGAAAGCCGCAAAAGCGGATGCATCAGCTTCCGCGGCAGCGCCTGCGACTTAA
- a CDS encoding Mrp/NBP35 family ATP-binding protein, producing MTPTKEAVLKALGTVQEPDLGQDLVTLNMIRNLDIQGDRVSFTVMLTTPACPLRGKIEADCRAALKSVEGVKNVDIKMDSDVPNDGRMRGLVNMPIRNAIAVGSGKGGVGKSTVSVNVAVALAKAGARVGLMDADIYGPNTPTMLGVEKLPPPNGQRIIPAEAFGLKMVSMGLLVKPGQPLIWRGPMLNSAIRQFLGEVEWGELDYLIVDLPPGTGDAALSLAQALPLSGAIIVTLPQMVSLEDAGRGLNMFKTLEVPILGIIENMSWLEMPDGSKMDLFGSGGGEKLAMESGTPFLGQVPIDQNVRIGGDSGKPIVESHPDSVVARSFTDIAMKIAQKVSVAALGANNSLPINIVE from the coding sequence ATGACCCCAACCAAAGAAGCTGTACTAAAAGCCCTCGGCACGGTTCAAGAGCCGGACCTCGGGCAGGACCTCGTAACCCTGAACATGATCCGCAACCTGGACATCCAGGGCGACAGGGTTTCCTTCACCGTGATGCTGACAACACCCGCCTGCCCCCTGCGCGGAAAGATCGAAGCGGATTGCCGGGCAGCGCTGAAAAGCGTCGAAGGCGTAAAAAATGTCGATATAAAAATGGATTCAGACGTTCCCAACGACGGGCGCATGCGCGGTCTGGTCAACATGCCAATCCGCAATGCGATCGCAGTCGGATCGGGCAAGGGCGGTGTCGGGAAATCCACGGTCTCGGTCAATGTTGCAGTAGCGCTGGCAAAGGCAGGCGCGCGCGTCGGTCTCATGGACGCGGATATTTATGGGCCCAACACACCCACGATGCTCGGCGTGGAAAAACTCCCCCCGCCGAATGGGCAGCGTATCATCCCCGCCGAGGCGTTTGGATTGAAAATGGTCTCGATGGGATTGCTCGTCAAGCCGGGACAGCCCCTCATATGGCGCGGTCCGATGCTCAACTCAGCCATCCGCCAATTCCTGGGCGAAGTGGAATGGGGTGAACTCGATTACCTGATCGTTGACCTGCCCCCCGGCACGGGTGATGCGGCTCTATCCCTTGCGCAGGCGTTACCCCTCAGCGGCGCGATCATCGTGACCCTGCCGCAAATGGTCTCCCTCGAAGATGCCGGGCGCGGATTGAACATGTTCAAAACCCTTGAAGTGCCCATTCTCGGCATTATCGAGAACATGTCCTGGCTGGAAATGCCCGACGGCTCGAAGATGGATCTTTTCGGATCGGGCGGCGGCGAAAAGCTTGCAATGGAAAGCGGAACCCCCTTCCTCGGTCAGGTTCCAATCGACCAGAACGTTCGAATCGGCGGCGACAGCGGGAAACCCATCGTCGAGAGTCATCCTGATTCGGTCGTCGCAAGGTCATTTACGGACATCGCCATGAAGATCGCGCAGAAGGTTTCGGTGGCTGCCCTTGGGGCGAACAACAGCCTGCCGATCAATATTGTCGAGTAG
- a CDS encoding peptidoglycan-binding protein, whose amino-acid sequence MRIKLVPALILIAALVAACNLPSGAPQPENDFDMVSTYAAQTVEASLNQSQSTATSSTGNQPTSQPGPGSVQPTATSQPQQAGQPTATSLPCNRASFVEDVTIPDNTNITVGKAFTKTWRLKNVGSCTWTSGYQLIFDSGDQMGGPASQQLTNGTVPPGQTIDVSVNLVAPNSPGTYKGNWKLKDSGGAIFALSTGPFWVQVKATAAPDWPTLKKGDSGNEVYAIQFLLLHHGQTPAADGIFGNETQSEVEDFQTLKNLKEDGIVGPETWQALIVTVKQGDTGPAVRAVQQLLRGKFGFNNVTVDGIFGPITAQAVKDFQASKNITSDGIVGPNTWQKLINN is encoded by the coding sequence ATGAGAATAAAACTTGTTCCCGCCCTTATCCTAATTGCCGCGCTCGTCGCTGCATGTAACCTGCCCTCCGGCGCGCCCCAACCTGAAAACGATTTCGACATGGTCTCGACCTATGCCGCACAGACCGTCGAAGCGTCATTAAACCAGAGTCAATCTACAGCCACATCCTCGACTGGGAACCAGCCGACAAGCCAGCCGGGACCGGGAAGCGTCCAACCGACCGCCACCTCCCAGCCTCAACAGGCGGGTCAGCCTACCGCCACGTCCCTTCCGTGCAACCGCGCGTCTTTTGTGGAAGATGTGACCATCCCGGATAATACCAACATCACGGTCGGAAAAGCCTTCACGAAAACCTGGAGACTCAAGAACGTCGGCTCATGCACCTGGACCTCCGGCTATCAACTCATCTTCGACTCCGGCGACCAGATGGGAGGTCCCGCCTCACAGCAATTGACTAACGGCACAGTGCCGCCGGGACAGACCATCGATGTTTCCGTGAACCTCGTCGCACCGAACTCGCCCGGGACATACAAAGGCAACTGGAAATTGAAGGATTCGGGCGGTGCAATCTTTGCCCTTTCAACCGGGCCGTTCTGGGTCCAGGTCAAAGCCACTGCCGCGCCGGATTGGCCCACACTTAAGAAGGGCGACAGCGGTAATGAAGTCTATGCCATTCAATTTCTTCTGCTCCATCACGGGCAAACTCCCGCAGCTGACGGCATTTTCGGAAACGAGACCCAATCCGAAGTGGAAGATTTCCAGACCTTGAAGAATCTCAAAGAAGACGGCATCGTCGGACCCGAAACCTGGCAGGCGTTGATCGTCACGGTCAAGCAGGGAGATACAGGTCCCGCCGTGCGTGCCGTTCAGCAGCTCCTGAGAGGCAAATTTGGATTCAACAACGTCACAGTGGACGGTATCTTCGGTCCCATCACCGCCCAAGCCGTAAAGGATTTTCAAGCCTCCAAAAACATCACCTCCGACGGCATCGTCGGACCGAACACGTGGCAAAAGCTGATCAATAATTGA
- a CDS encoding YqaE/Pmp3 family membrane protein — MDNKVLQVIVALLIPPLAVYLKKNTIDNDFWINLVLTFLGGFPGVIHALWVILR; from the coding sequence ATGGATAACAAGGTATTACAAGTGATCGTCGCGCTTCTCATCCCGCCGCTGGCTGTGTATTTGAAGAAGAACACGATCGATAATGATTTTTGGATCAATCTCGTGTTGACCTTCCTTGGCGGTTTCCCCGGCGTCATTCATGCGTTGTGGGTAATCCTGCGATAG
- a CDS encoding 4Fe-4S binding protein: MTLPNPYADRKILRSLEKLWTKLEGTINRFAKSDFNPLYHLGTLTIFMLLVLIATGVYLTVLYRPGLDVAHATVVKIDSTWFGSLMRSVHRYASDAMILLIVLHLLKMLFSDKYWGQRWLAWTSGWIMLAGTWLTGTFGYWLVWDQRAQWMTEYMMQTLGGTSGLTYVAADIESRTFSNFVIIIFLHVFLPLIGFLGIYIHGLKLSRARWWSPRWVSVQAVVGLVILSLIKPVEMFAEADLSKLVESVPMDAYYLGFLPLIDQWGNLIFWGLAVLLGGSLFLLPWLARGKDLGPAVVNDPKCTGCNICYAECPYDAIRMVPRNDETIYNKLAVINTAQCTGCGICAGACPTDAIDLQGGYNSEQTFGAVRGALHRERQAGNPVTVLFASQRDEALGGLPARLNIGKDHDHVAVSSWGEGEAARVVTAVLPSAGAVNIEWIKSLQQEGARSVVILSQPYDDSPNREDAHWILNRLHLRPALTTRGLHWLETTPGDVGAVETFLTEFHNNGSQNGNGESALPPVKERNKLIPSLVGGLVGTVLLLGLFALALPLDARAGMKAADGSALRIAVDARGRIEAAAIPEGVTLPEGADPVKIFGGVHFPISVRVMVDGNTILDDTYEPSGISGNGRISALEFLEIEPGTHHVEIWLKDDLSDYRRLFSGDVSFEKGRVLILAYDENQDKFILR, translated from the coding sequence ATGACACTTCCGAACCCTTATGCAGACCGTAAAATCCTCCGTTCTCTTGAAAAATTGTGGACAAAACTCGAAGGAACGATCAACCGATTCGCCAAATCGGATTTCAACCCCCTCTATCATCTCGGCACCTTGACCATCTTCATGCTCCTGGTGCTGATCGCCACAGGAGTATATCTGACAGTACTCTATCGTCCGGGACTGGATGTCGCCCATGCCACCGTCGTAAAGATCGATTCGACCTGGTTTGGCTCGCTCATGCGCAGTGTTCATCGTTATGCCAGCGATGCGATGATCTTGCTCATCGTCCTTCATCTTCTGAAGATGCTGTTCAGCGATAAATACTGGGGTCAGCGCTGGCTGGCATGGACGAGCGGCTGGATCATGCTGGCAGGGACGTGGTTGACGGGGACGTTCGGTTACTGGCTTGTCTGGGATCAACGTGCACAGTGGATGACCGAATACATGATGCAAACGCTTGGCGGCACTTCAGGCCTGACCTACGTCGCGGCGGATATCGAATCGCGCACGTTCTCGAATTTCGTCATCATCATCTTCCTGCATGTCTTCCTGCCGTTGATCGGTTTTCTGGGTATTTATATTCACGGTCTGAAGCTTTCACGCGCCCGCTGGTGGTCGCCCCGCTGGGTGAGTGTTCAGGCGGTCGTGGGGTTGGTGATCCTTTCCCTCATCAAGCCTGTGGAAATGTTTGCAGAAGCGGACCTTTCGAAGCTTGTCGAGTCAGTGCCAATGGATGCCTATTACCTCGGATTCCTTCCGTTGATCGATCAATGGGGCAATTTGATCTTTTGGGGGCTGGCAGTCCTGCTTGGCGGGAGTTTATTCCTCCTGCCCTGGCTGGCGCGCGGAAAAGATCTGGGTCCCGCGGTGGTCAATGACCCGAAATGCACAGGATGCAATATTTGTTATGCCGAATGTCCGTACGATGCCATCCGCATGGTTCCGCGGAACGATGAGACGATCTATAACAAACTAGCCGTCATAAACACCGCGCAATGTACGGGGTGCGGCATCTGCGCGGGGGCTTGCCCGACGGATGCGATAGACTTGCAGGGTGGTTATAACAGCGAACAGACTTTCGGCGCGGTGCGTGGAGCCTTGCATCGAGAACGGCAGGCGGGGAATCCCGTCACGGTGTTGTTTGCGAGTCAACGCGATGAAGCGCTGGGCGGGTTGCCTGCCCGGCTCAATATCGGGAAGGACCACGATCATGTCGCAGTGTCAAGTTGGGGGGAGGGGGAGGCGGCGCGCGTAGTCACGGCGGTGTTGCCGTCTGCGGGTGCGGTCAATATCGAATGGATCAAATCGCTTCAGCAGGAGGGCGCGCGCAGCGTTGTCATCCTCTCACAGCCTTACGACGACTCTCCAAACCGGGAGGATGCGCATTGGATTCTTAATCGCCTGCATTTGCGCCCCGCATTGACGACCAGGGGTTTGCATTGGCTCGAGACGACTCCTGGCGATGTGGGGGCGGTGGAAACCTTTTTGACCGAATTTCATAATAACGGGTCGCAAAACGGGAACGGAGAGTCGGCCCTGCCCCCGGTGAAGGAACGGAATAAGTTAATTCCCTCCCTTGTGGGCGGACTTGTCGGGACTGTGTTGTTGCTTGGTCTGTTTGCGCTGGCACTGCCCCTCGATGCTCGGGCAGGGATGAAAGCGGCGGATGGAAGTGCGCTGCGGATCGCGGTCGACGCCAGAGGTCGGATCGAGGCTGCGGCAATTCCCGAAGGCGTAACTCTGCCGGAAGGCGCAGACCCCGTGAAAATTTTCGGCGGCGTTCATTTTCCCATCAGTGTGCGGGTGATGGTGGATGGAAATACGATCTTGGACGATACCTATGAGCCTTCCGGCATCAGCGGCAATGGGCGCATCTCTGCGCTGGAATTTTTGGAGATCGAACCGGGAACGCATCATGTGGAGATATGGCTGAAGGATGATCTGAGCGATTATCGGCGGTTATTTTCCGGTGATGTGAGTTTTGAAAAAGGCAGGGTGTTGATCCTTGCCTATGATGAAAACCAGGACAAATTCATTCTCAGATGA
- a CDS encoding cation-translocating P-type ATPase: protein MALATSASKIKSHATCSLCGLTTLHPLRNERGDVFCCPSCKEVSALLEESPAKPTVLANVADVENLTLTLGGMWCSSCAWLVGEQLKRTKGVASADVNFIQQQANLTYDASITNPKLLKKRIKALGYKAILPNEKPYDEEESFYMRLLIGGVMVLHDMIVGAGIYAREIFGWATPESQPLVDFFQVMMLVTSIPVLLLLGLPILRAGFASLLRGQPNLHTLITIGTFSAFGLSVYHLIVGQGGLYFDTVTMLIFLVSVGRWLEMQAHKSSNKAVMKLLEQIPDTATVVTNEADKDVSVSDLKPGMRLRVRPGARFPVDGLIASGEGDVDESLLTGEPRPATHREGDSVKAGTINLDGSFEVIATAVGESTMAGQIGRLLHEALWARSPLERLVDKLSAWMTPAALTLAAIAFLIWNAISGFEQGLLVALSVLLIACPCALGLATPLTLWLSLERAAESGAILRSTASLERLAKVEKVFFDKTGTLSQLPMKVQGVFSNSAKFLQIVASVENGSEHPLAKAIVEYAKSQGIELIKLESFKSLPALGVVGRLPIANDRSMIPSLQSPIYIGSARLMSAEGLTMPEEMSKQAEAWREAGLVIVYAGWDGQVVGVVGLGETIRAEAKEVMTQLQSRGLELGVLTGDESSAGERWQRTLGVPVQAALMPDEKMRRLSQNAAMVGDGINDGPALAAATVGLAMNHGTDVARTAADIVLMRDDLKMVPWLIDLSRESMKRVRQNLGWAVVYNLVGVALAMAGLLQPVFSAFAMVASSIFVTSNAMKMNNYPLLDGNDPNLDQGGARTKPPMS from the coding sequence ATGGCCTTAGCAACCAGCGCTTCCAAAATTAAATCTCACGCCACTTGTTCCTTGTGTGGGCTGACAACACTACACCCTCTTAGGAATGAGAGGGGAGATGTCTTTTGCTGCCCATCCTGCAAAGAAGTCTCTGCTCTGCTCGAAGAATCTCCCGCCAAACCAACAGTCCTTGCCAACGTAGCGGATGTAGAAAACCTCACCCTCACGCTCGGCGGGATGTGGTGTTCCTCCTGCGCGTGGCTCGTGGGTGAACAACTTAAACGAACAAAAGGGGTTGCTTCGGCAGACGTAAATTTCATTCAACAACAGGCAAACCTCACCTACGACGCCTCGATCACCAATCCCAAATTACTTAAGAAGCGCATCAAGGCTCTTGGCTACAAAGCCATCCTGCCAAACGAAAAGCCCTACGATGAGGAAGAGTCTTTCTACATGCGCCTGCTCATCGGCGGCGTGATGGTGTTGCACGACATGATTGTTGGCGCAGGTATTTATGCGCGGGAAATTTTCGGTTGGGCAACGCCTGAGTCCCAGCCGCTTGTGGATTTCTTCCAGGTGATGATGTTGGTGACAAGCATTCCTGTTTTGCTTCTGCTGGGTCTGCCGATTCTTCGCGCGGGCTTCGCTTCCCTCCTGCGCGGGCAGCCCAACCTGCACACGCTCATCACCATCGGCACGTTTTCGGCGTTTGGTTTGTCGGTTTATCATCTCATCGTCGGTCAGGGCGGACTGTACTTCGATACCGTCACCATGCTGATCTTCCTCGTCTCGGTTGGACGCTGGCTCGAAATGCAGGCGCATAAATCCAGCAACAAGGCGGTGATGAAATTGCTGGAGCAGATTCCGGATACAGCCACTGTCGTCACAAACGAAGCGGATAAAGATGTGAGCGTATCTGACCTAAAACCAGGTATGCGCCTCCGAGTCCGCCCTGGAGCCCGGTTCCCCGTCGACGGTTTGATCGCCTCTGGAGAAGGGGATGTGGACGAATCGCTCCTCACCGGTGAACCCAGGCCTGCCACACACCGCGAAGGCGACTCCGTCAAAGCTGGCACGATCAACCTCGACGGCAGTTTCGAAGTCATTGCAACCGCTGTCGGCGAATCCACGATGGCGGGACAAATCGGCAGGCTTTTACACGAAGCCCTCTGGGCACGCTCCCCCCTCGAACGCCTGGTTGATAAACTTTCCGCTTGGATGACCCCCGCCGCGCTTACACTTGCCGCAATTGCCTTCCTCATTTGGAATGCCATCTCTGGCTTCGAGCAGGGACTGCTAGTTGCGCTGTCCGTTTTGCTGATTGCCTGCCCATGCGCGCTCGGGTTGGCAACTCCGCTCACGCTCTGGCTGTCGCTCGAACGCGCCGCTGAATCTGGCGCCATCCTGCGTAGCACTGCCTCGTTGGAAAGATTGGCAAAGGTCGAAAAAGTGTTCTTTGATAAGACCGGCACACTCAGTCAATTGCCGATGAAAGTTCAAGGTGTATTCTCAAATTCAGCAAAGTTTCTGCAAATCGTTGCTTCGGTTGAGAACGGATCGGAACATCCCTTGGCGAAGGCGATTGTGGAATATGCCAAATCACAGGGGATCGAATTGATAAAACTAGAATCCTTCAAATCCCTCCCCGCGCTGGGCGTCGTCGGTCGATTACCGATTGCCAATGACCGGTCTATGATCCCCAGCCTCCAGTCTCCAATTTACATCGGGTCTGCTCGTCTTATGTCTGCCGAGGGGTTGACCATGCCTGAGGAAATGAGCAAGCAGGCTGAGGCGTGGAGGGAAGCGGGTTTGGTCATCGTCTATGCCGGGTGGGATGGGCAGGTCGTCGGGGTGGTGGGGCTTGGAGAGACAATCCGCGCGGAAGCGAAAGAAGTTATGACTCAATTGCAGTCGCGCGGACTGGAACTTGGCGTGTTGACCGGGGACGAATCCAGCGCGGGCGAACGCTGGCAAAGGACGCTTGGTGTTCCCGTGCAAGCCGCGCTGATGCCGGACGAAAAGATGAGACGGCTTTCGCAAAATGCCGCCATGGTCGGCGACGGGATCAACGATGGTCCCGCGCTTGCCGCAGCGACCGTGGGACTTGCCATGAACCACGGCACGGATGTCGCTCGAACCGCAGCGGACATTGTCTTGATGCGGGATGATCTGAAAATGGTCCCATGGTTGATCGATCTCTCCCGCGAGTCGATGAAGCGCGTGCGGCAAAACCTCGGTTGGGCGGTGGTCTATAACCTGGTGGGCGTTGCGCTGGCGATGGCGGGCTTGTTGCAGCCCGTCTTTTCCGCGTTTGCAATGGTGGCGAGCAGCATATTCGTCACCAGCAACGCGATGAAGATGAACAATTATCCATTGTTGGATGGAAACGACCCGAATCTCGATCAAGGCGGTGCTCGCACAAAGCCGCCGATGTCATGA
- a CDS encoding class I SAM-dependent methyltransferase, whose translation MSQPTVNPWSDDDHSAFLRLRMKTFWNFDYFERIILLLLDLPQSGRVLDVGCGSGGISLLLADLQPDLQILGVDFEPKPLEDAHAYASRNGLTNLTFEQGDAHNLKYENESFDAVLCQTVLTHVRDAQAVVKEMTRVLKSGGVFFAAEYTNSAIANYDSIHFGKRDEEWYREYYRINLLFMKGKKALGRGDDTVGVRVPLLATQAGLDVYDVRLNDRVMHVFPPYQHEKQRNYLELAKTANTIDNEEKWLKLDVETVVAGGGTEEDGHWFHHAIDSAGIVRAIEDGTFTATGSFPLYLTFARK comes from the coding sequence ATGAGCCAGCCCACCGTCAACCCCTGGTCGGACGACGACCACTCCGCCTTCCTGCGCCTGCGGATGAAGACTTTCTGGAATTTTGACTACTTCGAGCGGATCATCCTCCTGCTTCTGGACTTACCCCAAAGCGGACGCGTCCTCGACGTGGGCTGTGGCAGCGGCGGCATTTCGCTTCTTCTTGCGGACCTGCAACCTGATCTGCAAATCCTGGGCGTGGACTTTGAACCCAAGCCCCTCGAAGACGCCCACGCCTACGCCTCTCGCAACGGACTGACGAACCTCACCTTCGAGCAGGGCGACGCGCACAACTTGAAATACGAAAACGAATCCTTTGACGCGGTTCTCTGTCAGACAGTATTGACTCACGTCCGCGACGCGCAAGCCGTCGTCAAGGAAATGACGCGGGTTCTTAAATCGGGCGGAGTCTTCTTCGCGGCGGAATACACCAACTCCGCGATAGCGAATTATGACAGCATCCACTTCGGCAAACGCGATGAGGAATGGTATCGCGAGTATTATCGAATCAACCTGCTGTTCATGAAAGGCAAAAAGGCGCTCGGTCGCGGCGACGACACCGTCGGCGTGCGCGTGCCGTTGCTGGCAACCCAGGCTGGATTGGACGTGTACGACGTGCGCCTCAACGACCGCGTCATGCACGTCTTTCCACCGTATCAGCACGAGAAACAACGCAACTATCTCGAACTCGCCAAGACCGCCAACACGATTGACAACGAAGAAAAATGGCTGAAACTGGACGTCGAAACCGTCGTCGCGGGCGGCGGCACGGAAGAGGATGGTCACTGGTTTCACCACGCCATTGACAGCGCAGGAATCGTCCGCGCAATTGAAGACGGGACGTTCACCGCGACGGGGTCGTTCCCGTTGTATTTGACGTTTGCGAGAAAATAA
- a CDS encoding alpha/beta fold hydrolase, translating into MTTFILIHGMWHGGWCWEKLSALLKAAGHDVHAPTLAGLAERADMLNDDIDLNTHVQEIVNLCESKNLRDVILVGHSSGGFMAHVVTDKIPERVAHIVNLDGIVPENGKSLADLIGETWDFFKKKATESGNAWRCPPIMEWTFGINGAELERVQSKLTPHPLKTLTTPVTLENPKTKSIPSTFIRCSEGMTDEDIAAEEKKLTGLGMNFRSLPTGHDAMITMPKELAEVLLEIAKENK; encoded by the coding sequence ATGACCACCTTCATCCTCATTCACGGCATGTGGCACGGCGGCTGGTGCTGGGAGAAATTATCCGCGCTGTTGAAAGCGGCGGGACACGACGTCCACGCGCCGACATTGGCTGGACTCGCCGAACGCGCCGATATGCTAAATGATGACATTGACCTGAACACGCACGTTCAAGAAATTGTGAACCTGTGCGAATCCAAAAACCTGCGCGATGTGATTCTCGTCGGTCACAGTTCGGGCGGATTCATGGCTCACGTCGTCACGGACAAAATCCCCGAACGCGTCGCGCACATCGTCAATCTCGATGGCATTGTTCCCGAAAACGGAAAATCGCTGGCGGATCTAATCGGAGAGACGTGGGACTTCTTCAAGAAGAAAGCGACCGAAAGTGGGAATGCGTGGCGCTGTCCGCCCATTATGGAGTGGACGTTCGGCATCAATGGCGCGGAGTTGGAACGGGTGCAATCGAAACTGACTCCGCATCCGTTGAAGACACTGACCACACCCGTCACACTCGAAAACCCAAAGACGAAATCCATCCCGTCCACGTTCATCCGCTGCTCCGAAGGTATGACGGATGAAGACATTGCCGCCGAAGAAAAGAAGCTCACAGGGCTGGGGATGAATTTCCGCAGTCTGCCGACAGGTCACGACGCGATGATCACCATGCCGAAGGAACTGGCGGAAGTATTGCTTGAAATTGCAAAAGAAAACAAATGA
- a CDS encoding GNAT family N-acetyltransferase yields MNHIQLIEDNILTYYKAIARLLNGDFIETDEVAWFTTGRRSLYRFNGVVSTKIRAGDLSKVIDPILETFLSKDLPFFWAVWSDSGTPGLGDYLNSKNVRFEHFTGMPCMSRGLDNLPELPLLQEVEIVRVQSQQEQANWLNVLMEGFDEPAASRTDFQQILANSLAEPDPMFEHFLARWQGAPCSISTLLKAEHGAGIYHVTTLPQHRGKKLGKALTLAAMESARRAGYKEAVLFATPSGFPIYQQLDFQTVSTVDAFIWSGHE; encoded by the coding sequence ATGAATCACATCCAATTAATTGAAGACAATATCCTGACCTACTACAAAGCCATTGCCCGCCTGCTGAACGGCGACTTCATCGAAACCGATGAGGTCGCCTGGTTTACGACGGGGCGTCGGAGTTTGTACCGTTTCAATGGCGTTGTCAGCACAAAAATCCGCGCGGGAGATTTAAGCAAGGTCATTGATCCAATTCTCGAAACCTTCCTCTCGAAGGACCTCCCGTTTTTCTGGGCGGTTTGGTCGGACTCTGGCACGCCTGGATTGGGCGATTATTTGAATTCGAAAAATGTTCGCTTCGAACATTTCACAGGAATGCCTTGCATGTCGCGCGGACTTGACAACCTGCCCGAACTGCCTCTCCTGCAAGAGGTTGAGATCGTCCGCGTCCAATCCCAACAGGAGCAAGCCAACTGGCTGAACGTCCTCATGGAAGGCTTTGACGAACCAGCAGCGAGCCGCACGGATTTTCAACAAATCCTTGCCAACTCGCTCGCCGAACCTGATCCCATGTTTGAACATTTTCTCGCGCGCTGGCAGGGTGCGCCTTGCTCCATCTCGACCTTGTTGAAAGCCGAACATGGTGCGGGGATTTACCACGTCACCACCCTGCCCCAGCATCGCGGCAAAAAACTTGGTAAAGCCCTCACCCTCGCTGCCATGGAGTCCGCCCGCCGCGCGGGATACAAGGAAGCCGTCCTTTTCGCCACGCCCTCGGGTTTTCCAATCTATCAACAACTGGATTTTCAAACCGTATCCACCGTTGACGCTTTTATTTGGAGTGGGCATGAATGA
- a CDS encoding methyltransferase domain-containing protein, giving the protein MTHHQNLPKISLEELRVEIKKEYTNVALDPNKGYHFHTGRRLANLLGYDEALYADLPEANIASFAGTGNPFSVGAINAGEIVVDVGSGAGFDSLIASRMVGTTGKVIGVDMTDEMLKKARAGAEAMGASHVEFREGLAESLPIPDNFADVVISNGVLNLTLDKTATLREWFRILKPGGRLQVGDILVEREVPSDAMDDISLWTG; this is encoded by the coding sequence ATGACACACCATCAAAACCTTCCAAAAATTTCGCTCGAAGAACTGAGGGTGGAGATCAAAAAAGAATACACCAACGTCGCGCTCGACCCGAACAAGGGCTATCACTTCCACACAGGGCGACGCCTTGCGAACCTGCTCGGTTATGACGAAGCCCTCTACGCCGACCTGCCCGAAGCGAACATCGCCTCTTTCGCAGGGACGGGGAATCCATTTTCTGTCGGCGCGATCAATGCTGGAGAAATCGTCGTGGACGTTGGCTCGGGCGCGGGCTTCGACTCCCTCATCGCCTCGCGAATGGTCGGCACAACGGGCAAAGTCATCGGCGTGGACATGACCGACGAGATGTTGAAAAAGGCGCGGGCGGGGGCTGAAGCGATGGGCGCGTCCCACGTCGAGTTCCGCGAAGGACTCGCCGAGTCGCTTCCCATCCCCGATAACTTTGCGGACGTGGTCATCAGCAACGGCGTCCTCAACCTGACCCTCGACAAGACCGCGACCCTGCGCGAGTGGTTCCGCATCCTCAAGCCAGGCGGCCGATTGCAGGTTGGCGATATCCTCGTCGAGCGCGAAGTGCCGTCCGATGCAATGGACGACATCTCGCTCTGGACTGGCTGA